Within the Ignavibacteria bacterium genome, the region GTATGTGGGCAGGTCCTGTCTTGTCCTCGGGCGTTCGAGGTGAGAAAGCCCCAGGAAAAGCTCCAGGTCGGCATCTCTTACGTTTCTGAACATAAACTCTCTTATAGGCTCAATGCCCTTGTCGTATGCAGCCTCCATGGTCATTTTGCCGTCCATGTAAGGCTTAATGGCGTCATTGTTTACTTTTGTCCATGTAGGTGCCATGATAAAAAACGTTATAAAGAGCGCCACGCCTGCAAGCATCTGCGAAGGGGGCATCTGCTGAGTGCCGAGTGCGGTCTTAAGAAAATGGAACACAATGATCAGCCTCAGGTAAGAGGTGGTCATAATCATTATTGAAGGAGCAAGCGACAGCACTGTAAGGAGGATCAGCATCTGCATTGTCACAGATACGTCCTTCGGGCTGTCAGCCGTTCCGACGTCAATTCCTATTTTAGGCAGCGGAATGGTCTTAGCCTGGGCAAAACTTACGTCACTGAATAAAGAAAGTGTAATGAAGAGGAGAACTACAGCAGTAAAAACTTTCATTTCATACCCAAATTTTTTTTCAATATCTCAACAAAATTATCCTTAAAGTTGTCTTTGAAATCGTTTCTGGCAGTCTCTTCTTCAACCAGCCGTGCTGTTACCGAGCTGTTGAGTTCCTGC harbors:
- the fliP gene encoding flagellar type III secretion system pore protein FliP (The bacterial flagellar biogenesis protein FliP forms a type III secretion system (T3SS)-type pore required for flagellar assembly.), encoding MKVFTAVVLLFITLSLFSDVSFAQAKTIPLPKIGIDVGTADSPKDVSVTMQMLILLTVLSLAPSIMIMTTSYLRLIIVFHFLKTALGTQQMPPSQMLAGVALFITFFIMAPTWTKVNNDAIKPYMDGKMTMEAAYDKGIEPIREFMFRNVRDADLELFLGLSHLERPRTRQDLPTYVLVPAFAISELRAGFIIGFFLFIPFLMVDMIVSSVLMSMGMMMLPPMLVSLPFKILLFILVDGWNLIIGSVVRSFG